Proteins encoded within one genomic window of Triticum aestivum cultivar Chinese Spring chromosome 2D, IWGSC CS RefSeq v2.1, whole genome shotgun sequence:
- the LOC123049355 gene encoding momilactone A synthase, with product MASSSDVVPAAARKLDGKVALITGGASGIGEGTARLFVQHGASVVLADIQDDLGARLCAELGPAASSYVRCDVTKEEDVAAAVDHTIARFGKLDIMFNNAGIGGAACHSIRDSTKEDFERVLAVNLVGPFLGTKHAARVMVPARQGCIIGTSSLASAVGGVASHAYTCAKRALVGLTENAATELGQHGIRVNCISPAAAATPLATGYVGLDGEAFEMAMESFANLKGVGLRVKDIAAAVLFLASDDARYVSGHNLLIDGGISVSNLTFGIFKE from the exons ATGGCAAGCAGCTCCGATGTCGTTCCTGCCGCTGCAAGGAA GCTGGACGGCAAGGTGGCGCTGATCACCGGCGGCGCGAGCGGCATCGGCGAGGGCACGGCGCGGCTGTTCGTGCAGCACGGGGCCAGCGTCGTCCTCGCCGACATCCAGGACGACCTCGGCGCGCGCCTCTGCGCGGAGCTCGGCCCGGCGGCCTCCAGCTACGTGCGGTGCGACGTCACCAAAGAGGAGGACGTCGCGGCGGCCGTCGACCACACCATCGCCAGGTTCGGGAAGCTGGACATCATGTTCAACAACGCCGGCATCGGCGGTGCGGCATGCCACAGCATCCGGGACAGCACCAAGGAGGACTTCGAGCGCGTGCTGGCCGTCAACCTCGTGGGGCCCTTCCTGGGTACCAAGCACGCGGCGCGGGTCATGGTGCCCGCGCGGCAAGGCTGCATCATCGGGACGTCGAGCCTGGCGTCGGCGGTGGGCGGCGTGGCGTCGCACGCGTACACGTGCGCCAAGCGCGCCCTGGTCGGGCTGACGGAGAACGCGGCGACGGAGCTTGGCCAGCATGGAATCCGCGTCAACTGCATCTCCCCGGCGGCGGCTGCCACGCCGCTGGCCACGGGCTACGTGGGGCTTGACGGCGAGGCGTTCGAGATGGCCATGGAGTCCTTTGCTAACCTCAAGGGCGTGGGACTGCGGGTCAAGGACATCGCCGCCGCCGTGCTCTTTCTCGCCAGCGATGACGCGCGCTACGTGAGCGGCCACAACCTGCTCATCGACGGCGGCATCTCCGTCTCAAACCTTACCTTCGGCATCTTCAAGGAGTAA